One part of the Salinivirga cyanobacteriivorans genome encodes these proteins:
- a CDS encoding MFS transporter: MIQKLTSGEKKVFGLHLAYSFIEGLIRGVLILNEFVLIKSLDGSNYQIGFLLQFQHIVLILSVFMNEFLRRTVRKRKMLNGIAIITRLPLLAFAFFPSVSQGLHPIYHYIFLFVFLVYFLANPIVFPTINLLLKGSYQHKHFGKFYSYATSINKIVMLVATFGFGIWLDYDPYIFRWVYPVLGLLGIASIFLLTRIDYTPQEVSFVQGFWSSIKGSLVRMKRIIITNKPYRDFEIGFMFYGFAFMTSAAVLTIFFERELHLNYTSIATYKNAYNVLAILLLPFFGKLIGKVDPRQFAIYTFGSLMLFIAFLGITYFWDDWLMLGKIKFYFSVGIAYLFYGVFAATMALLWNIGSAYFARSEDAGDYQSIHLSLTGFRALFAPLAGVFVYELTGYFYTFMIGVLTLLIGIGIMLYSMKKRPQART; encoded by the coding sequence ATGATACAAAAACTTACATCCGGTGAGAAAAAAGTATTTGGATTGCACCTCGCTTATTCCTTTATTGAAGGATTGATAAGGGGAGTGCTTATTCTTAATGAATTTGTGCTGATAAAAAGCCTTGATGGCAGTAACTATCAAATTGGGTTTTTACTACAGTTTCAGCATATCGTACTCATTTTGTCAGTGTTCATGAATGAATTTTTGCGCAGGACCGTCAGGAAGCGTAAAATGCTGAATGGTATTGCGATAATTACACGACTCCCGTTACTTGCATTTGCCTTTTTCCCTTCTGTATCTCAAGGCTTACATCCCATTTACCATTATATTTTTCTTTTTGTATTTCTGGTTTATTTCCTTGCCAATCCTATAGTTTTTCCCACCATTAATTTGTTGTTAAAAGGTAGCTATCAGCACAAACATTTCGGTAAGTTTTATAGCTATGCTACTTCAATAAACAAAATTGTGATGCTTGTAGCCACATTTGGTTTTGGTATTTGGCTCGATTATGATCCTTATATATTCAGATGGGTGTACCCTGTTCTTGGGTTACTGGGTATTGCATCTATTTTCTTGTTGACACGTATTGATTATACTCCGCAGGAGGTTAGTTTTGTGCAGGGATTCTGGAGTTCTATCAAAGGGTCGCTTGTGCGTATGAAAAGAATTATCATTACAAATAAGCCGTACCGCGATTTCGAGATTGGCTTTATGTTTTACGGTTTTGCATTTATGACAAGTGCTGCAGTATTAACTATTTTTTTCGAACGTGAACTGCATTTAAACTATACAAGTATTGCTACCTATAAGAATGCTTATAATGTTTTGGCTATATTACTTTTGCCCTTTTTTGGTAAACTTATCGGGAAGGTGGACCCAAGACAATTTGCTATTTACACATTCGGATCGTTGATGTTGTTCATCGCATTTTTAGGAATAACCTATTTTTGGGATGATTGGCTGATGTTGGGTAAAATCAAATTCTATTTTTCTGTTGGTATAGCCTATCTGTTTTACGGTGTTTTTGCAGCCACCATGGCCCTGCTTTGGAATATCGGCTCTGCATATTTTGCAAGGAGCGAGGATGCGGGGGATTACCAGTCAATACATTTATCATTGACAGGATTCAGGGCGCTATTTGCACCTTTGGCCGGTGTTTTTGTTTATGAGCTTACAGGATATTTCTATACTTTTATGATAGGTGTATTAACCTTGCTTATTGGAATTGGTATTATGCTTTATTCAATGAAAAAACGCCCACAGGCAAGAACTTAA
- a CDS encoding superoxide dismutase: protein MKYLMTALIFTFLFTACQQPQKTENAGNEKEVMTDKKSKSNAVLLQMVKKLPEYNWQHPYKLPELNYEYDALEPTIDELTMKTHHSKHHQGYTNKANKFIEQYNLTGKPVVQIFAEITQHPVSVRNNGGGFYNHSLFWTFITPGGSDFNGEVAEAIKKEFGSFDDFKTAFEKQAATQFGSGWAWLVMTPEGKLAVTQSSNQDNPLMPLLEVNGVPLLNLDVWEHAYYLEYQNKRTEYISNFWDIVNWEVVNERYLMAKKVTQTL from the coding sequence ATGAAATACTTAATGACCGCTTTAATTTTTACTTTCTTATTTACTGCCTGTCAGCAACCTCAAAAGACTGAAAATGCTGGTAATGAAAAGGAAGTAATGACGGACAAAAAATCAAAAAGTAATGCAGTATTGCTGCAAATGGTTAAAAAACTACCTGAATATAATTGGCAACATCCATATAAGTTGCCAGAGTTGAATTATGAATATGATGCGCTGGAACCAACCATTGATGAGTTGACTATGAAAACCCACCATAGTAAACACCATCAGGGATATACCAATAAAGCCAATAAGTTTATTGAACAATATAACCTGACAGGTAAGCCCGTTGTACAAATTTTTGCAGAAATTACTCAACATCCGGTTTCGGTAAGGAATAATGGTGGTGGTTTCTATAACCACAGCCTTTTTTGGACTTTTATAACTCCAGGTGGATCTGATTTTAATGGCGAAGTTGCAGAAGCAATTAAAAAAGAATTTGGTTCTTTCGATGATTTTAAAACAGCATTTGAAAAACAAGCTGCTACTCAATTCGGTAGTGGCTGGGCATGGTTAGTGATGACACCTGAAGGCAAACTGGCTGTAACCCAATCATCGAACCAGGATAATCCATTAATGCCGCTACTCGAAGTAAATGGTGTTCCACTTCTGAATCTTGATGTGTGGGAACATGCATATTATCTGGAGTATCAGAACAAAAGAACTGAGTATATTTCAAATTTTTGGGATATCGTGAACTGGGAAGTTGTTAATGAACGCTATTTAATGGCTAAAAAAGTAACACAAACCTTGTAA
- a CDS encoding methyl-accepting chemotaxis protein produces the protein MKWKNLKLGRKFFVAFGLVIILLAVVAFWAINGIGGIVSNAEEVIEGNKLRTEMNEKYVQHLQWAGDVAQLLTDDNKTELHVQTDDHQCAFGKWYYGEGREHAEELAPELKPIFDQFEDPHKALHNSAVKIKEVFQQADEELSAMLREAKSDHLTWAHSVKDYVVRAVQVNQIKVVKDHHLCAFGKWYYSDEMRNFRNQHPSFATIAKDVEEPHRVLHESINTLEQYFRNNQIAQAKNYYMNIVKPQTYKVLEEIDEMIAWNDKRIAGMEEANRIYVQETEVHLDEMGTLFTRVINDSENYLMTDEVMLQEASQTRSGVIVFSILALIAGIVLATIIALGIIRPINKGVVFADKISKGNLTAEIDVDQDDEIGQLAGALQNMANKLKEIVDNIMLGAENIASASQQMSSSSQEMSQGASEQASSAEEVSSSMEEMASNIQQNTDNANETEKISLKASEDINEGNKAVSNTVVSMRDIADKIGIISEIARQTNILALNAAVEAARAGEHGKGFAVVAEEVRKLAARSQEAAKDIEETSKSSVDIAEKSGKMLEQIVPDIQKTAKLVQEITAANNEMTGGAGQVNNAIQQLNQVTQQNAAASEELATSSEELSSQADELKNQVAYFDTGKKVSVKKKVNKQKTAKKPANTQNKTQNSRKTDNKPKPDNNGTGFDLKLDDDNEFENF, from the coding sequence ATGAAGTGGAAGAATCTCAAACTCGGAAGAAAATTTTTTGTTGCATTTGGACTTGTCATCATTTTGCTTGCTGTTGTGGCATTTTGGGCAATTAATGGAATTGGCGGTATTGTATCAAATGCAGAAGAAGTAATTGAAGGAAACAAGCTGCGCACGGAAATGAATGAGAAATATGTGCAACACCTTCAGTGGGCCGGCGATGTAGCCCAGTTATTAACGGACGATAATAAAACTGAACTTCATGTGCAAACTGATGACCACCAGTGTGCCTTTGGTAAATGGTACTATGGAGAAGGCAGAGAACATGCTGAGGAACTGGCACCTGAGCTCAAGCCAATTTTTGATCAGTTTGAAGATCCGCATAAGGCACTGCACAACTCTGCAGTTAAAATAAAAGAAGTTTTCCAGCAGGCAGATGAAGAGCTGAGTGCGATGTTGCGCGAAGCTAAATCTGATCATTTAACATGGGCGCATTCGGTTAAAGATTATGTAGTGCGCGCAGTACAGGTGAATCAAATTAAAGTAGTTAAAGACCACCACCTTTGCGCATTTGGCAAATGGTATTATTCCGACGAAATGCGGAACTTCAGAAATCAACATCCCTCTTTTGCAACAATTGCCAAAGATGTTGAAGAACCACACAGGGTACTGCACGAAAGCATAAATACATTGGAACAATATTTTAGAAATAACCAAATAGCACAGGCAAAAAATTATTACATGAATATCGTTAAGCCACAAACATACAAAGTGCTTGAAGAAATTGATGAAATGATTGCCTGGAACGATAAAAGAATAGCAGGAATGGAAGAGGCCAACCGCATTTACGTGCAGGAAACAGAAGTACACCTGGATGAAATGGGCACCCTTTTCACAAGAGTAATTAATGATTCGGAAAATTATCTGATGACTGATGAAGTAATGCTGCAAGAGGCATCGCAAACACGCTCAGGCGTAATTGTTTTTAGTATTCTGGCTCTAATTGCAGGTATAGTTTTAGCTACAATAATTGCACTTGGAATTATCAGGCCCATTAATAAAGGTGTTGTGTTTGCTGATAAAATTAGTAAAGGTAATTTGACCGCAGAAATTGATGTGGACCAGGACGATGAAATAGGGCAACTGGCGGGTGCTCTTCAAAATATGGCAAACAAACTCAAAGAAATTGTGGACAACATTATGCTCGGGGCAGAGAATATTGCATCGGCCAGCCAGCAAATGAGTTCAAGCTCGCAGGAAATGTCTCAGGGCGCCAGCGAACAAGCCTCATCTGCCGAAGAGGTTTCGTCATCCATGGAAGAAATGGCCTCAAATATTCAGCAAAATACAGACAATGCGAACGAAACAGAAAAAATTTCGCTGAAAGCTTCTGAAGATATCAATGAAGGTAATAAAGCCGTGAGCAATACAGTTGTTTCGATGCGCGATATTGCTGACAAAATTGGCATTATAAGTGAAATTGCCCGTCAGACAAACATACTTGCGCTTAATGCTGCTGTAGAAGCTGCCCGGGCAGGAGAACATGGAAAAGGCTTTGCAGTGGTTGCCGAAGAAGTCAGAAAACTCGCTGCAAGAAGTCAGGAGGCAGCCAAGGATATAGAAGAAACCAGTAAATCGTCGGTTGATATTGCCGAAAAATCAGGCAAAATGCTTGAACAAATTGTTCCTGATATACAAAAAACTGCAAAACTCGTACAGGAAATTACGGCTGCCAATAATGAAATGACTGGCGGTGCCGGTCAGGTGAACAACGCCATTCAGCAACTGAACCAGGTAACACAACAAAATGCTGCAGCTTCGGAAGAGTTGGCCACAAGTAGCGAAGAGCTATCGAGCCAGGCAGATGAGCTTAAAAACCAGGTTGCATATTTTGATACAGGTAAAAAAGTCTCTGTAAAGAAAAAAGTAAATAAACAGAAAACAGCCAAAAAGCCTGCAAATACTCAAAATAAAACACAAAACTCCCGGAAAACTGATAATAAACCAAAACCAGACAACAACGGTACGGGGTTCGACTTAAAACTTGACGACGATAACGAATTTGAAAATTTTTAG
- the glgP gene encoding alpha-glucan family phosphorylase: MVQYKRPDYLFETSWEICNKIGGIHTVIATKAPLLKKQLGDKLIMIGPDTTRYSDGNPEFEEDRTLFPQWLNKAHQDGFRVRTGRWKIESRPIVILVDFTTLMTKKDEVLAELWESFGVDSISGQWDYIEPAIFGYAVGKVIEHFSDFYLSHRHQITAHFHEWMTGSGVLYLNKNVPCVATVFTTHATTLGRSMAGNGIALYTNIESHDAEKFAQEHQLVAKHSLEKQAAHYADCFTTVSEITANECKHFLQKEPDIITPNGFDMGIVPDEMQFDDKRKRARKNLLNVIETLYGTEISDNALIAVISGRYEWRNKGIDLFLEAFSRLDTEKVKRPVIPLILIPASHGGVRNELQKALNDNEHPGFEKPYLTHVLHNRDADPIVKAMEQDKVYENENLFPLFAPCYLNGFDGVFNLPYYDLFIGADLGIFPSYYEPWGYTPLESLAFSIPAITTSLAGFGIWINNEELNIGTGASVIERNDDNDTEVAEQIINDIVRFLNFTDEQVLQARKAAKEIAKAALWKNLLVKYDEAYHQANGKTTERHKKHRPKVKAKRPQVYSDKINNEPRWSKMLIQSSLPNELRLLADISQNLWWTWNFEAIQLFKSMDEDLWYKTDRNPIALLNKISKDTLNALIEDTDFMERYEQISNEYKKYISEESHQDKTIAYFSMEYGFNDNIRIYSGGLGILAGDYLKEASDNRLNMISVGFLYRYGYFKQQLTIKGEQQTILEPHNFNDLPVTALKDEFGNPVLVVVSFPGRSVYLKVWVLMVGRNPLYLLDADNDFNAAEDRDITHQLYGGDWENRLKQEIVLGFGGIRLLKHLGYNIDIYHLNEGHAAFINLERIGTLVQEEKLTFDEAQEVVRNTSLFTTHTPVPAGHDVFNEDLLRVYLRHMPERIGISWENLMQIGRMNPMDPEEPFSMSVLAANTCKEMNGVSELHGEVSREMFQSLYKGYFANESHIGHVTNGVHYPTWTAKEWKKLHNDYFDEEFCNKVHQRDLWKRIYDVPDDEIWSIRTLLRKKLVTYIKERYEDNWVKRNDNPRRIMDVLNTIDENTLTIGFARRFATYKRAHLLFTDLDRLSRIVNNEEMPVQFVFAGKAHPKDQAGQDLIKHIIEISQRPEFVGKIIFIENYDIQLAKRLVKGVDIWLNTPTRPLEASGTSGQKATLNGVMNFSVLDGWWREGYQPEAGWALQEERIYENQEYQNELDAVNIYAMLENEIVPLFYKRENNNLPTDWIRYIKNNIAHVAPEFTTHRMLHDYIERYYEPLMRYGKEIYKDNFKKATDIALWKQHIYEHWEEIEVVSVDFPDTSKHDYKSGNQYHGEIVLGFKNLDPNEIGLDMVLSEHAGQMTEAEEVYTLQYDKTSDGLHFYSIDLELEDPGLYDYGLRIYPRNDLLRYKTELNLVRWI; the protein is encoded by the coding sequence ATGGTCCAATATAAGCGACCCGATTACTTGTTTGAAACAAGTTGGGAAATATGTAATAAAATAGGTGGAATACACACCGTAATAGCCACAAAAGCACCACTCTTAAAAAAACAGTTGGGCGATAAATTAATTATGATTGGCCCGGATACTACGCGCTATTCTGACGGAAATCCCGAATTTGAAGAGGACCGTACATTATTTCCACAGTGGTTGAATAAAGCACATCAGGATGGATTTAGGGTTCGAACAGGCCGCTGGAAAATTGAAAGCAGGCCAATCGTCATTTTAGTCGATTTTACGACCTTAATGACCAAAAAAGACGAGGTGCTTGCCGAATTGTGGGAGAGTTTTGGCGTAGACTCCATTTCTGGTCAATGGGATTATATTGAACCTGCTATTTTTGGATATGCTGTTGGAAAAGTTATAGAGCATTTCTCAGATTTTTATTTGTCACATCGTCACCAAATTACAGCTCATTTTCATGAATGGATGACTGGCAGCGGCGTTTTATACCTCAATAAAAACGTACCATGCGTAGCAACTGTTTTTACTACCCATGCCACTACATTAGGGCGTTCCATGGCAGGCAATGGTATTGCACTTTATACTAATATAGAATCTCACGATGCCGAAAAATTTGCACAGGAGCATCAACTGGTAGCTAAGCACTCGCTCGAAAAACAGGCAGCCCATTATGCCGATTGTTTTACTACAGTTAGCGAAATTACTGCCAATGAATGCAAGCATTTCTTGCAAAAAGAACCAGATATCATTACACCCAATGGCTTCGATATGGGAATTGTTCCGGATGAGATGCAATTTGATGATAAAAGAAAAAGAGCCCGGAAAAACCTACTCAATGTCATTGAAACATTATACGGGACAGAAATCAGCGATAATGCCCTTATTGCAGTGATAAGTGGCCGTTACGAATGGCGGAATAAGGGAATTGACCTTTTCCTGGAGGCATTCAGCCGTTTGGATACAGAAAAAGTTAAACGCCCCGTGATACCTTTGATATTAATTCCGGCCAGCCATGGCGGGGTGAGAAATGAATTGCAAAAAGCCCTGAATGATAATGAACACCCGGGGTTTGAAAAGCCTTATTTAACGCATGTGTTACATAATCGTGATGCCGACCCCATTGTAAAAGCAATGGAACAGGATAAGGTATATGAAAACGAAAACCTTTTCCCACTATTTGCCCCGTGCTATTTAAATGGTTTTGATGGTGTTTTTAATCTGCCTTATTACGATTTATTTATTGGAGCCGATCTTGGGATTTTTCCTTCTTATTACGAACCATGGGGTTATACGCCGCTCGAATCATTAGCCTTTAGCATTCCGGCTATTACTACATCGCTCGCTGGTTTTGGAATATGGATTAATAATGAGGAATTAAATATTGGCACCGGCGCAAGTGTGATAGAAAGAAACGATGATAATGATACTGAAGTAGCCGAACAAATTATAAATGATATTGTGCGCTTTCTGAATTTTACTGATGAACAGGTACTTCAGGCACGAAAAGCAGCTAAAGAAATTGCAAAAGCAGCACTTTGGAAAAACTTATTGGTTAAATACGACGAAGCTTACCATCAGGCGAATGGAAAAACTACAGAACGACATAAAAAACATCGCCCGAAAGTTAAAGCAAAAAGACCTCAGGTATACAGCGACAAAATTAATAATGAACCACGGTGGAGCAAAATGCTTATTCAGAGTAGTTTGCCTAATGAGTTACGTTTGCTTGCCGATATATCGCAAAATTTGTGGTGGACCTGGAACTTTGAGGCAATTCAGCTTTTCAAGTCTATGGATGAGGATTTATGGTATAAAACCGATCGTAACCCAATTGCGCTGCTCAATAAAATTTCAAAAGATACGCTTAACGCTCTGATCGAAGATACTGACTTTATGGAGAGGTATGAGCAAATAAGCAATGAATATAAAAAATATATAAGTGAAGAAAGCCATCAGGATAAAACCATTGCCTATTTCAGCATGGAGTATGGTTTCAACGATAACATAAGAATTTATTCCGGTGGATTGGGTATTCTTGCCGGGGACTATCTGAAAGAAGCCTCCGACAACAGGCTAAATATGATTTCGGTGGGTTTCTTGTATCGTTACGGTTATTTTAAACAGCAATTGACCATAAAAGGCGAACAACAAACCATACTTGAACCACATAATTTTAATGATTTACCGGTTACGGCACTTAAAGATGAATTTGGTAATCCGGTATTGGTCGTTGTGAGTTTCCCTGGCCGTTCTGTTTATCTGAAGGTCTGGGTATTGATGGTTGGCAGGAATCCACTCTATTTGCTCGATGCCGATAATGACTTTAATGCTGCTGAGGATCGCGATATTACGCACCAATTGTACGGTGGAGATTGGGAAAACAGGTTAAAACAGGAAATTGTACTGGGCTTTGGTGGAATACGTTTACTTAAGCATCTTGGATATAACATTGACATATACCATTTGAATGAAGGTCATGCAGCATTCATCAATCTGGAGCGTATTGGTACCCTTGTTCAGGAAGAAAAATTAACTTTTGATGAAGCCCAGGAGGTGGTGCGAAATACCTCACTTTTTACCACGCATACGCCAGTGCCTGCTGGTCACGATGTTTTCAATGAAGATTTATTGCGCGTATACTTGAGGCACATGCCCGAACGAATTGGTATAAGTTGGGAAAACCTGATGCAAATTGGCAGAATGAACCCAATGGATCCTGAAGAACCTTTCTCAATGAGTGTGCTTGCAGCCAATACGTGTAAAGAAATGAACGGGGTTTCGGAATTACACGGGGAGGTGTCCCGCGAAATGTTTCAAAGCTTATACAAAGGGTATTTTGCCAATGAATCGCACATTGGGCATGTAACCAATGGAGTGCATTATCCTACCTGGACTGCCAAAGAGTGGAAAAAACTTCACAATGATTACTTTGACGAGGAGTTTTGCAATAAAGTTCACCAGAGAGATTTATGGAAACGCATATATGATGTGCCCGATGATGAGATATGGAGCATCAGAACGTTACTGCGTAAAAAGCTCGTTACATACATAAAAGAGCGTTATGAGGATAATTGGGTGAAACGGAACGATAATCCCAGGCGGATTATGGATGTATTGAATACAATCGATGAAAACACCCTTACCATTGGTTTTGCACGTCGTTTTGCTACCTATAAACGAGCTCATTTGCTTTTTACCGACCTGGATCGGTTGAGTAGAATTGTGAATAACGAAGAGATGCCCGTTCAATTTGTTTTTGCCGGTAAAGCACATCCAAAAGACCAGGCAGGGCAGGATTTGATTAAGCACATCATTGAAATATCGCAGCGCCCGGAGTTTGTTGGAAAGATTATTTTCATTGAAAACTACGACATTCAGTTGGCCAAACGACTTGTAAAAGGCGTGGATATCTGGCTTAATACACCAACCCGCCCATTGGAGGCTTCAGGTACGAGTGGGCAAAAAGCTACTTTGAACGGCGTAATGAATTTTAGTGTGTTGGACGGATGGTGGCGCGAAGGCTATCAACCCGAGGCGGGTTGGGCACTCCAGGAAGAACGTATTTACGAAAATCAGGAGTACCAAAATGAACTTGACGCGGTCAATATTTACGCAATGCTCGAAAATGAGATTGTACCCCTGTTTTACAAACGAGAAAATAACAATTTACCAACCGATTGGATTCGGTACATCAAAAACAATATTGCGCACGTGGCCCCTGAGTTTACAACCCATCGGATGTTACATGACTACATCGAGCGATATTACGAACCTTTAATGAGATATGGTAAAGAGATTTATAAAGATAATTTCAAAAAGGCCACAGATATTGCCCTGTGGAAGCAGCATATTTATGAGCACTGGGAAGAGATAGAAGTGGTAAGTGTTGATTTTCCTGATACATCAAAACATGATTACAAGTCAGGGAATCAATATCACGGAGAAATAGTGTTGGGCTTTAAAAACCTTGATCCGAACGAAATAGGTTTGGATATGGTGCTCTCAGAACATGCCGGACAAATGACTGAGGCAGAAGAAGTCTATACGCTTCAATATGACAAAACATCTGACGGATTGCATTTTTATTCAATAGATTTGGAGTTAGAAGATCCCGGACTTTATGATTACGGATTGCGAATATATCCCAGGAATGATCTGTTAAGATATAAAACAGAACTTAATCTTGTAAGGTGGATTTAA
- a CDS encoding glycoside hydrolase family 57 protein, translated as MKKICFYFQVHQPFRLRTYRFFDIGRNHDYYDGFANQSIMRKVAEKCYLPMNQLLLDLIQKYEGRFKVAFSISGVAIDQMEMYAPDVLESFKKLAKTGYVEFLAETYAHSLASLTDRDEFNIQVQNQVKKVEEHFNQTPAVFRNTELIYSDHIGEIVADMGYKGMLTEGAKHIMAWKSPNYVYTNTMNPRLKLLLKNFQMSDDIAFRFSNRDWEQWPLTTEKYVEWLRTMDGKEEIVNLFMDYETFGEHQWAETGIFNFMRALPEAVFRQTDMEFVTPSEAIDQLQPVGHLHIPEPISWADEERDLTAWLGNELQDDAFEQLYALWKIVRASDEDDIIRDWRYLQTSDHFYYMCTKWFSDGDVHKYFNPYSSPYEAYINFMNILSDFKIRLGDGTEEKSEVERLRKLTEQQDAQIRELNKEIGEIRRNN; from the coding sequence ATGAAGAAAATATGTTTCTACTTTCAGGTACATCAACCCTTTAGGTTAAGAACCTACCGTTTTTTTGATATTGGGCGAAACCACGATTATTACGATGGTTTTGCCAATCAAAGTATAATGAGAAAGGTGGCTGAAAAGTGCTACCTGCCTATGAATCAGCTTTTACTTGATCTTATACAAAAGTATGAAGGTAGATTCAAGGTGGCATTTTCAATAAGTGGGGTGGCTATTGACCAAATGGAAATGTATGCCCCCGATGTACTGGAGAGCTTTAAAAAACTTGCCAAAACAGGCTATGTAGAGTTTTTAGCCGAAACCTATGCCCACTCGCTTGCTTCCCTCACCGACAGAGATGAATTTAATATTCAGGTGCAAAATCAGGTTAAAAAAGTTGAGGAGCATTTTAATCAAACGCCAGCAGTATTTCGAAATACGGAGCTTATCTATTCCGATCATATCGGGGAAATTGTCGCTGATATGGGTTATAAAGGAATGCTAACAGAGGGAGCCAAACACATTATGGCCTGGAAAAGCCCAAATTATGTGTATACCAATACAATGAATCCCAGGCTTAAGTTATTACTCAAGAATTTTCAAATGAGTGATGATATTGCTTTCCGTTTCTCGAACCGTGACTGGGAACAATGGCCATTAACCACAGAAAAATATGTCGAATGGCTGCGCACTATGGATGGTAAGGAAGAGATTGTCAATCTTTTTATGGATTATGAGACTTTTGGCGAACATCAATGGGCAGAGACAGGTATTTTTAACTTTATGCGTGCTTTGCCTGAGGCCGTTTTCAGACAAACAGATATGGAATTTGTTACACCTTCGGAAGCTATTGATCAACTGCAACCCGTAGGTCACTTACATATACCCGAACCCATTTCCTGGGCCGATGAAGAGCGCGACCTTACTGCATGGCTCGGGAATGAACTACAAGACGATGCATTTGAGCAATTATATGCATTGTGGAAAATTGTAAGAGCAAGTGACGAGGACGACATCATTCGCGATTGGCGATACCTGCAAACAAGCGACCATTTTTACTACATGTGCACCAAGTGGTTCTCTGATGGGGATGTACATAAGTATTTTAATCCATACAGCTCTCCATATGAAGCGTATATTAATTTTATGAACATATTGAGCGACTTTAAAATACGCCTGGGCGATGGTACAGAAGAAAAGTCGGAAGTAGAGCGTTTACGCAAACTCACAGAGCAGCAGGATGCACAAATCAGGGAGCTGAATAAAGAGATTGGTGAAATAAGGCGAAACAATTAA
- a CDS encoding glycosyltransferase family 4 protein, with the protein MRVLMFGWEFPPHISGGLGTACYGLTKGLASHGVEIDFVVPKAYGDEDQSIGRFHSAGDVEFDIREKSMKEFWDKVKYLEIGSNLIPYVSPEEFERIVSTDILSNQEVEDRVFSTRFEFSGKYGNDLMQEVSRYALIGAVLAKNLEFDVIHAHDWLTYAAGIAAKQVSGKPLIVHMHATEFDRSGQHVNQQVFDIEREGMLAADRVITVSNLTRSIVNERYHIPLDKITTVYNAVEPPKVSPGDGDRSVKEKVVTFLGRITFQKGPDYFIEAAKKVLDHDRNIRFVMAGSGDMLNRMVRRAAELGISDRFHFTGFLSSEFVHKMFSISDVYVMPSVSEPFGISPLEAMRSNVPVIISKQSGVSEVLEHAIKVDFWDIDGMADSIYGLLNYKGVSELFKRFGKTEVNNLKWDKAAAEVVQVYQDVIQTTTVG; encoded by the coding sequence ATGAGAGTATTAATGTTCGGTTGGGAGTTTCCTCCACATATCAGTGGTGGGCTCGGAACAGCATGCTATGGCCTTACAAAAGGTCTTGCAAGTCATGGTGTAGAAATTGATTTTGTTGTCCCAAAAGCTTATGGCGACGAAGATCAGAGCATTGGCAGGTTTCATTCTGCCGGGGATGTGGAGTTCGATATTCGAGAAAAAAGCATGAAAGAGTTTTGGGATAAAGTTAAATACCTTGAAATTGGCTCCAATTTAATTCCCTATGTTTCACCAGAAGAATTTGAACGGATTGTATCTACCGATATTCTTTCGAATCAGGAAGTTGAAGATAGGGTGTTTTCTACACGCTTTGAGTTTTCAGGTAAATATGGCAACGACCTCATGCAGGAAGTTAGTCGTTATGCCCTTATTGGCGCCGTGTTGGCCAAAAATCTTGAATTTGATGTTATTCACGCTCATGATTGGCTGACCTACGCAGCCGGTATTGCAGCTAAGCAAGTAAGTGGTAAACCGCTAATAGTGCACATGCATGCCACTGAATTTGACCGCAGCGGGCAGCATGTAAATCAACAGGTATTCGATATTGAACGTGAAGGTATGCTTGCTGCCGATAGGGTGATCACAGTAAGCAACCTGACTCGCTCTATTGTGAACGAACGTTATCACATACCTTTGGATAAGATTACTACCGTATATAATGCGGTTGAGCCCCCGAAAGTGAGCCCCGGTGATGGCGACAGGAGTGTAAAAGAAAAAGTAGTTACCTTTTTAGGCCGAATTACATTCCAAAAAGGTCCTGACTATTTTATAGAAGCCGCTAAAAAAGTACTGGATCATGACCGGAATATCAGGTTTGTTATGGCTGGTAGTGGCGATATGCTAAACCGTATGGTGCGGAGGGCAGCTGAGCTTGGAATTTCTGACCGGTTTCATTTTACAGGTTTCCTCTCAAGCGAGTTTGTACATAAAATGTTTTCGATTAGTGATGTTTATGTAATGCCTTCTGTTTCAGAGCCATTTGGTATTTCTCCCCTCGAAGCGATGAGATCAAATGTGCCTGTTATTATTTCCAAGCAATCAGGCGTTTCTGAAGTACTTGAACACGCCATTAAAGTTGACTTTTGGGATATTGACGGAATGGCCGATTCAATTTATGGCTTACTTAATTATAAAGGTGTTTCAGAATTGTTCAAACGCTTTGGAAAAACTGAAGTGAATAATTTAAAGTGGGATAAGGCTGCAGCTGAGGTTGTTCAGGTTTATCAAGATGTAATTCAAACAACCACCGTAGGTTGA